CCACCCTGCTCAAGGCCAAGCGGCAGGCCGAGGCGGCCAGCAAGGCCAAATCCACGTTTCTGGCCAACATGAGCCACGAGCTGCGCACCCCCATCAACGGCATCATGGGCATGATGCAGCTGCTACAGACCACGGACCTGAACACGGAACAGGCCGAATATGTGTCCATGGCCTTCAAGGCCGTGCGACGCCTGACCAATCTGCTGGGAGACATCTTGGACCTGTCCAAGGTCGAAGCCGGAAAAATGGAACTACGCCAGGACGTCTTCAGGCTCGACGACGTGACCGCGTCGATCCTGGAACTCTTCAGGATTTCCGCCCGTGAAAAAGGCCTGGACCTGCAGTGCCTCAAGGCCCAGGATCTGCCCGGTGAACTCGTGGGAGATGTCGTCCGTCTGCGCCAGATTCTGTTCAATCTGGTGGGCAACGCCATCAAATTCTGCGATTCCGGCACGATCAGCGTTGAATGCCAGCCCGTGCGCGCCCTGGTCGGAAACGAAAGCCGCATCCTCTTCACCGTGCGGGACACGGGCATCGGCATCGCCGAGGACAAAATCAGCGAGCTTTTTCTGCCATTTGTCCAGGTGGACACCTCATACGCCAAAAAACACCAGGGAGCCGGGCTGGGACTGGCCATTGTCCGCAACCTGGTCCAACTCATGCGCGGCTCCCTGGTCATCGACAGCGAGCCCGGACAAGGCACGGCCGTTCACGTCGCCCTGTCTTTCAAGCTCGCCCCGCCAGCCTTGGACAGACGCGCCGCCCCAGCGACCAACATCGCGCCCCGGAAACTGCTCGTCCTCGTTGCCGAGGATGAATCCTGCAACCAACTGGCGACCACGCGGTTGCTGGAAAAACTGGGACACGAGGCGGTTGTCGCCGCCAATGGCCAGGAGGTCCTGGACATGGTGCTGGGCGCGGATTTCGACTGCATCCTGATGGACGTCAACATGCCCCGCGTCAGCGGCCTGGACGCGACCAAAATCATTCGTGAATCCACTGTGTTCGCGGCAAGGAAAGACATCCCGATCATCGCCCTGACCGCCCATGCCATGACTGGCGACCGGGAACGCTTTCTGGCCATGGGCATGGACGACTACATCGCCAAGCCATTGGACGCCGACAGTCTGCGCCGCGTCTTGAACGTCATCGCCACCCAGGAACCGCGCCCAGGCCGACGCCAGCCATGACGGCCTAGCCCGCGGCCAGAACCTCGCCGCGCATGCCCATGATCCAGGAATGAATGTGGTCGCGGCTCTTGCAAAAGGCCTCGACCACGCGGGGATCGTACATGACCCCGGACTGGGTCATGATTTCCCGCTCGGCGTCCTCGAAGGTCATGGCCGCCTTGTACGGACGGTTCTGCAGCATGGCGGACAAACTGTCGGCCACGGCCAGAATCCGCGCGCCCACCGGAATCAAGCTCCCGGCCAGGTGATCGGGATAGCCCGACCCGTCGTAACGCTCGTGGTGGTGGCGGATCATGCGGGCCACCCCGCTCTGCCCGTTCAGCACCTTGACCGGCTTGACGATGGCCTCGCCGATGATCGGATGCCGCTTGATGATGGCGAATTCCTCGCGGGTCAGCGGACCGGGCTTCTGCAAGATGGCGTCGGGAATGCCGATCTTGCCGATATCATGCAGATGGCCGGCCAAATGGATGATCTCGGCCACGTGCGGGGGGAACCCCATGCTCAGGGCCAAAATCTGACTAATGATCGCCACTTCCTCGGAATGGGCGCAGGCCCAATGATCCTTGGCGTCCACGGCGTTTCCCAGGGATTCAGCGAATTGGTGCAGGTTGAGCAACGTACTCGCGGTCATGGCCTTGCGCGGGGAAAGACCCTGGCAGGCATCCGGTGACGAAAACATGAATATCCTTATGGCTACAAGATGCGTCGTCGCGGGACGCGACAAAAATAATAAGTGATCGGCTCATTGACCCGGATGGGGTCGTTGCGGGCCAAGCCTCCGGACATGCCTACTTCCCGCCCAGAGCGACCGAAGACCGACCGGCCGCGCCTTCCTGGCCAGGGCCC
This sequence is a window from Deltaproteobacteria bacterium. Protein-coding genes within it:
- a CDS encoding PAS domain S-box protein, whose amino-acid sequence is MLKKKSFTGRAPRETEAMIMIDISSAPPSDTDATDTGASIPPEGFLTTTSDTATAIDFVHHILLEQSRDGIVILKEDGSVHEANATFAAMLGYTPEEVPGLHVWDWEAVVTREGLEGMIRDVTRHGDMFETRHRRKDGTLVDVEITTNAASFQGHKYIFCICRDITARKAVEAALVHSHDLMRYIIEHSRSAIAVHDKDMNYIYVSQRYLRDYRVAAEDIVGRNHYEIFPDLPEKWRKVHRRALAGEVVSAEDDPCVRQDGVVDWTRWECRPWYQADGSIGGVVVYTEVINAQKEAEATLLKAKRQAEAASKAKSTFLANMSHELRTPINGIMGMMQLLQTTDLNTEQAEYVSMAFKAVRRLTNLLGDILDLSKVEAGKMELRQDVFRLDDVTASILELFRISAREKGLDLQCLKAQDLPGELVGDVVRLRQILFNLVGNAIKFCDSGTISVECQPVRALVGNESRILFTVRDTGIGIAEDKISELFLPFVQVDTSYAKKHQGAGLGLAIVRNLVQLMRGSLVIDSEPGQGTAVHVALSFKLAPPALDRRAAPATNIAPRKLLVLVAEDESCNQLATTRLLEKLGHEAVVAANGQEVLDMVLGADFDCILMDVNMPRVSGLDATKIIRESTVFAARKDIPIIALTAHAMTGDRERFLAMGMDDYIAKPLDADSLRRVLNVIATQEPRPGRRQP
- a CDS encoding HD domain-containing protein; translation: MFSSPDACQGLSPRKAMTASTLLNLHQFAESLGNAVDAKDHWACAHSEEVAIISQILALSMGFPPHVAEIIHLAGHLHDIGKIGIPDAILQKPGPLTREEFAIIKRHPIIGEAIVKPVKVLNGQSGVARMIRHHHERYDGSGYPDHLAGSLIPVGARILAVADSLSAMLQNRPYKAAMTFEDAEREIMTQSGVMYDPRVVEAFCKSRDHIHSWIMGMRGEVLAAG